Proteins encoded together in one Thermoplasmatales archaeon BRNA1 window:
- a CDS encoding putative nucleic acid-binding protein, consists of a PIN domain and a Zn-ribbon module: MEQLPDEEFCCPPGVIRELEKYKDRRLGLWGDLLRVSDCTEASLKKVEETARKSGDLGRLSPVDMTVLALALDVGGTVLTDDYSIQNTARIMGIPCRGVGQNGITKVEKWNYQCIGCGKWYKEKRDDCPICGSPMRAHRKR; this comes from the coding sequence ATGGAGCAGCTCCCGGATGAGGAGTTCTGCTGCCCTCCCGGTGTTATAAGGGAACTCGAGAAGTACAAGGACCGCAGGCTCGGCCTCTGGGGGGACCTCCTGAGGGTGTCCGACTGCACCGAGGCATCCCTGAAGAAGGTCGAGGAGACTGCCCGCAAGAGCGGGGACCTCGGCCGTCTCTCACCCGTCGATATGACCGTGCTGGCACTTGCGTTGGACGTGGGCGGGACCGTCCTTACCGACGACTACTCCATACAGAATACCGCGAGGATCATGGGCATCCCCTGCCGCGGCGTGGGACAGAACGGCATCACCAAGGTGGAGAAGTGGAACTACCAGTGCATCGGCTGCGGGAAATGGTACAAGGAGAAGCGGGACGACTGTCCGATCTGCGGTTCGCCCATGCGCGCCCACAGGAAGAGATGA
- a CDS encoding uracil-DNA glycosylase, family 4 translates to MSFKTPEKDCSLCDLCRWRTNLVLPSGDLDSPVVLVGEAPGENEDLQGKPFVGRAGEILNKILEDVGLDRGRLMITNTVKCRPPQNREPQPEEMAACRPFLDSELATKKVIVGLGKSAIRDLMGYEGPMKPIVNTRQHITVGGKEILFIPTYHPMACVYQKPAREQLKLTMVMIKEEFLP, encoded by the coding sequence ATGAGTTTCAAGACCCCCGAGAAGGACTGCAGTCTCTGCGACCTCTGCAGATGGCGCACCAACCTGGTCCTTCCCTCAGGGGACCTGGATTCCCCCGTGGTCCTCGTGGGAGAGGCACCGGGGGAGAACGAGGACCTCCAGGGGAAGCCCTTCGTAGGAAGGGCGGGGGAGATCCTCAACAAGATCCTGGAGGACGTGGGGCTCGACCGCGGAAGGCTGATGATCACCAACACCGTGAAGTGCCGTCCGCCCCAGAACCGCGAGCCCCAGCCGGAGGAGATGGCCGCCTGCAGGCCGTTCCTGGATTCCGAACTGGCCACCAAGAAGGTCATCGTCGGTCTTGGCAAGAGCGCCATACGCGACCTCATGGGGTACGAGGGGCCGATGAAGCCCATCGTAAACACCAGGCAGCACATCACAGTCGGCGGCAAGGAGATCCTCTTCATCCCCACCTACCATCCGATGGCATGCGTGTACCAGAAGCCTGCCCGCGAGCAGCTGAAGCTCACCATGGTCATGATCAAGGAGGAGTTCCTTCCTTGA
- a CDS encoding segregation and condensation protein B — translation MRDKTAVEAALFAATAPLTVADIVERTGLPEADVRYALKDLRMEYDMRDSAIIISATGGEYRMMLRPEYQKYTDLFARPEMPPGVMRTLSAIAYNQPVLQSKLVKARGPRAYEDVARLIEMGYVYSRPSGPTYELTTTKKFSEDFGIGSTRKEDIRKWIEKMSTGNYTPKKTNVPDEESDTESE, via the coding sequence ATGAGGGACAAGACCGCAGTGGAGGCAGCGCTGTTCGCTGCCACCGCTCCTCTCACCGTCGCGGACATCGTGGAGCGTACCGGGCTCCCCGAGGCGGACGTAAGGTACGCCCTCAAGGACCTCCGCATGGAATACGACATGCGCGATTCCGCGATCATCATCTCCGCCACCGGCGGCGAGTACCGCATGATGCTTCGCCCGGAGTACCAGAAGTACACCGACCTGTTCGCCAGGCCGGAGATGCCCCCGGGAGTCATGAGGACCCTGTCCGCCATCGCGTACAACCAGCCCGTACTCCAGTCAAAACTCGTGAAGGCGCGCGGACCCCGTGCGTACGAGGACGTCGCCAGACTCATCGAGATGGGGTACGTGTACTCCAGGCCATCGGGACCCACCTACGAGCTCACCACCACCAAGAAGTTCTCCGAGGATTTCGGTATCGGGAGTACCCGCAAGGAGGACATCCGCAAGTGGATCGAGAAGATGTCCACGGGCAACTACACTCCCAAGAAAACAAATGTGCCAGATGAGGAATCTGACACAGAATCGGAATGA
- a CDS encoding chromosome segregation protein SMC, primarily archaeal type, with product MYLKQIELENFKSFGGKVTIPMMDGYMAITGPNGSGKSNIGDAIMFVLGPKSPKAVRAGRIPDLVFSGGANKAKADYMKATLVFDNTDRVMPWNADEVRLTRYVKLKGEDKSDYTSYFFINDTKATLGDFDTLLSKARISADGYNIVQQGDVTNIVRMGSVERRRILDGISGIASFDSDIDKAENEKEEATANLDRISIIRGEKESQLKSLEKDREQAKIYLEQKEKLDIAKAQLVVRQRDNEKATLDGINTYVARLQNDVDELAKKKAAKRLEADENDRAIEAKEKEIEDHTGPEYRQVKNDVEETKVKVATERERKADALLEAEDQKNYRQELADDIDANRGQYSEVAQNIADLQSQLDSITAEKKAAQKQAEDLGRETASHGGEMTQIQKRIEELDRAIDQFGAEDQQAKADAASAVSVSETAEIALANAESAVEAAKFEVKDAEYNLAEVKRAAGPDDAEELGKQVFAFKQKEASLEKQEEDLRAIAEKKNAEFNRLNAEKRASDAANSGSEALSQILAQRDSGQISGIIGAVSELATVDPGYETALSVAAGNKMRAVVVKDDDVAATCIKFLKDNRLGRVTFLPINKMMPGKPRAKAIMVLKQTEGYATDFLQYKPEYENVFWYVLGDTLVDSSIDHARSIMGGIRIVTKAGELIEASGAMTGGTLSTKNIPKFGASSQGELSRAAEELSKANAALEGVRAELRAIRDQIRETDDLMRRANSSNAENRGKVAAAEASLNAAKKALAKAEEDLARMRKSTAEATETVNTRQANAAVIAEKLENMRNERTAARERLAAIAPADLQERIEKARNAVYELTQKENDLLSQIGGARAELSGLDKQKEALDDQVSKTDKAIAEAEAEAGQHQKAMDQLDIELAAKKKILSDMESGVEDLKSARDALVERKYKLEGEVDKAQGDIETKNGILQSQQAQVLIHQQTLQGFEEEIKQITVEILEPIPAEETLKRTIRTCEGTIGELGNINLRAIEDYDVRRAELEELLGEVARLNKQIDELNKLTDELTAKKKGLFMEAYTAVNDNFKRIYTQLSGGGEGFMDLDNPEDPFAGGLQINAKPRNGKLLRLESLSGGEKSLTALSFIFAIQEYQPSPFYVLDEVDMFLDAVNSEMVAKRVKESSRKAQFIQVSLRKVALTVADHLIGVTRPPSGISKIIMQPDISEVSKYEEEALRRQKEQQDSEVQQ from the coding sequence ATGTATCTAAAGCAGATTGAACTGGAGAATTTCAAATCGTTCGGAGGGAAGGTCACCATTCCCATGATGGATGGGTACATGGCCATCACCGGTCCGAACGGGTCCGGAAAGTCGAACATCGGCGATGCGATCATGTTCGTTCTCGGGCCCAAGAGCCCGAAAGCGGTCAGGGCCGGAAGGATCCCCGACCTGGTTTTCAGCGGAGGAGCCAACAAGGCGAAGGCCGATTACATGAAGGCCACCCTCGTCTTCGACAACACGGACAGGGTAATGCCCTGGAACGCCGACGAGGTCAGGCTCACCCGCTACGTCAAGCTGAAGGGCGAGGACAAGAGCGATTACACATCCTACTTCTTCATCAACGACACCAAGGCAACCCTCGGCGACTTCGACACCCTGCTCTCCAAGGCGAGGATCAGCGCCGACGGATACAACATCGTGCAGCAGGGAGACGTCACCAACATCGTCAGGATGGGGAGCGTCGAGAGGAGGAGGATCCTGGACGGGATCTCCGGAATCGCAAGCTTCGATTCCGACATCGACAAGGCCGAGAACGAGAAGGAGGAGGCCACTGCCAACCTGGACCGCATCTCGATTATCCGCGGGGAGAAGGAATCCCAGCTGAAATCCCTGGAGAAGGACCGCGAGCAGGCGAAGATCTACCTCGAGCAGAAGGAGAAGCTCGACATCGCCAAGGCACAGCTCGTGGTCAGGCAGCGCGACAACGAGAAGGCCACCCTCGACGGGATCAACACCTATGTCGCACGCCTGCAGAACGACGTCGACGAGCTGGCCAAGAAGAAGGCGGCGAAGAGGCTCGAGGCAGACGAGAACGACAGGGCCATCGAGGCAAAGGAGAAGGAGATCGAGGACCACACCGGTCCCGAGTACAGGCAGGTCAAGAACGACGTCGAGGAGACCAAGGTCAAGGTCGCCACCGAGAGGGAAAGGAAGGCCGATGCCCTCCTCGAGGCCGAGGACCAGAAGAACTACCGCCAGGAACTCGCGGACGATATCGACGCCAACCGCGGACAGTACAGCGAAGTGGCCCAGAACATCGCAGACCTTCAGTCGCAGCTGGATTCGATCACCGCAGAGAAGAAGGCCGCCCAGAAGCAGGCCGAGGACCTCGGCAGGGAGACCGCCAGCCACGGCGGGGAGATGACTCAGATCCAGAAGAGGATCGAGGAGCTCGACAGGGCCATCGACCAGTTCGGAGCCGAGGACCAGCAGGCGAAGGCCGACGCGGCATCAGCCGTGTCCGTATCCGAGACCGCGGAGATCGCCCTCGCCAACGCCGAGAGCGCCGTCGAAGCGGCCAAATTCGAGGTCAAGGACGCCGAGTACAACCTGGCGGAGGTCAAGAGGGCGGCCGGCCCGGACGACGCCGAGGAGCTCGGGAAACAGGTATTCGCATTCAAGCAGAAGGAGGCCTCCCTGGAGAAACAGGAGGAGGACCTCCGTGCAATCGCCGAGAAGAAGAATGCGGAGTTCAACCGCCTCAACGCGGAGAAGAGGGCGTCCGATGCCGCCAACAGCGGTTCCGAGGCGCTCTCGCAGATCCTCGCCCAGAGGGACTCCGGGCAGATCTCCGGCATCATCGGGGCGGTGTCCGAGCTGGCCACTGTCGACCCCGGATACGAGACCGCCCTCTCCGTGGCGGCCGGTAACAAGATGCGCGCAGTCGTCGTGAAGGACGACGACGTCGCCGCAACCTGCATCAAATTCCTGAAGGACAACCGCCTCGGAAGGGTCACCTTCCTCCCCATCAACAAGATGATGCCCGGGAAGCCCCGCGCCAAGGCGATCATGGTCCTCAAGCAGACCGAGGGGTACGCCACCGACTTCCTGCAGTACAAACCGGAGTACGAGAACGTGTTCTGGTACGTCCTCGGGGACACCCTCGTGGACTCCAGCATCGACCACGCCCGCTCCATCATGGGAGGTATCAGGATCGTCACCAAGGCGGGTGAGCTCATCGAGGCCTCCGGCGCAATGACCGGAGGAACCCTCAGCACCAAGAACATCCCCAAGTTCGGAGCATCCTCCCAGGGGGAGCTGTCCAGGGCTGCCGAGGAACTCTCCAAGGCGAACGCCGCCCTTGAGGGTGTGCGCGCCGAGCTCAGGGCCATCCGCGACCAGATCAGGGAGACCGACGACCTCATGCGCAGGGCCAACTCCAGCAACGCCGAGAACAGAGGCAAGGTCGCGGCGGCGGAGGCATCGCTCAACGCCGCCAAGAAGGCGCTCGCCAAGGCGGAGGAGGACCTCGCACGCATGAGGAAGTCCACCGCGGAGGCGACCGAAACAGTCAACACCAGGCAGGCAAACGCCGCCGTCATCGCGGAGAAACTGGAGAACATGCGCAACGAGCGCACCGCCGCCCGCGAGAGGCTCGCGGCGATTGCCCCGGCCGACCTGCAGGAGCGCATCGAGAAGGCGCGCAACGCCGTTTACGAGCTCACGCAGAAGGAGAATGACCTCCTCAGCCAGATCGGAGGGGCCAGGGCCGAGCTGTCTGGATTGGACAAGCAGAAGGAGGCCCTGGACGACCAGGTCTCCAAGACCGACAAGGCCATCGCCGAGGCGGAGGCCGAGGCCGGGCAGCACCAGAAGGCCATGGACCAGCTGGATATCGAGCTCGCGGCCAAGAAGAAGATCCTCTCCGACATGGAGTCCGGGGTGGAGGACCTCAAGTCCGCCCGCGATGCCCTGGTCGAGAGGAAATACAAGCTCGAGGGAGAGGTCGACAAGGCCCAGGGAGACATCGAGACCAAGAACGGAATACTCCAGAGCCAGCAGGCGCAGGTGCTCATCCACCAGCAGACGCTCCAGGGATTCGAGGAGGAGATCAAGCAGATCACCGTCGAGATCCTCGAGCCCATCCCCGCCGAGGAGACCCTCAAGAGGACCATCAGGACCTGCGAGGGAACCATCGGGGAGCTCGGCAACATCAACCTCCGTGCCATCGAGGACTACGACGTCCGCAGGGCGGAGCTGGAGGAGCTCCTCGGGGAGGTCGCCCGCCTCAACAAGCAGATCGACGAGCTCAACAAGCTTACCGACGAACTCACCGCGAAGAAGAAGGGCCTGTTCATGGAGGCCTACACCGCGGTCAACGACAACTTCAAGCGCATCTACACCCAGCTGTCCGGAGGCGGAGAAGGCTTCATGGACCTGGACAACCCGGAGGATCCCTTCGCGGGAGGACTCCAGATCAACGCAAAACCCAGGAACGGCAAGCTGCTGAGGCTCGAGTCCCTCTCCGGAGGGGAGAAGTCCCTCACTGCACTGTCGTTCATCTTCGCCATCCAGGAGTACCAGCCCTCGCCGTTCTACGTGCTCGACGAGGTCGACATGTTCCTGGATGCGGTGAACTCCGAGATGGTGGCCAAGAGGGTCAAGGAGAGCTCGCGCAAGGCGCAGTTCATCCAGGTCTCCCTCAGGAAGGTCGCGCTCACCGTCGCGGACCACCTGATAGGGGTCACCAGGCCCCCGTCGGGGATCAGTAAGATCATCATGCAGCCTGATATCAGCGAGGTCTCCAAGTACGAAGAGGAGGCCCTCAGGAGGCAGAAGGAACAGCAGGACAGCGAGGTCCAGCAGTGA
- a CDS encoding geranylgeranyl reductase family, protein MILLDTIETDVLIVGSGPAGSLAARAAAEKGVRVTFIERRPEVGVPVRCGELVPSVQEIKDMFPNLERADPLFDLPDSLRCRDVEGIRLIDPRQKVREFPFTGYTTDRDRFDQYLADQAVSAGAELIRKCAFDRIEDGIAKTSLFDIRYKVIIGADGPGSRVAQAMGLPANRNCYPAVSAQAEGDFDPVIQMFFGRIAPGAYGWIMPKDGRANVGVGFSPKFSSGSLSGYMERFVKDHGLKLITPIKGKYVPSEGPISRTVTGNCMLAGDAAGVVMPVNGGGIPQAMITGRMAGEAAAENILDGRPLEVYEQEWKNVLYKPLHIAAGNKRLADRLAFKTDRRTALCMSILGTRRMGKLIRCKRLFP, encoded by the coding sequence GTGATTCTTCTGGATACCATCGAGACCGACGTTCTGATTGTTGGATCCGGTCCCGCGGGAAGCCTTGCGGCCAGGGCTGCAGCCGAGAAGGGAGTCAGGGTCACATTCATCGAGAGGCGCCCCGAGGTGGGCGTCCCGGTCCGCTGCGGGGAGCTGGTGCCTTCCGTACAGGAGATCAAGGACATGTTCCCCAACCTGGAGCGTGCCGATCCCCTGTTCGATCTCCCCGACAGCCTCCGCTGCAGGGACGTTGAGGGCATCAGGCTCATCGACCCCAGGCAGAAGGTCAGGGAGTTCCCGTTCACCGGATACACCACCGACAGGGACAGGTTCGACCAGTATCTGGCGGACCAGGCGGTCTCGGCGGGTGCGGAGCTCATAAGGAAATGTGCATTCGACAGGATCGAGGACGGCATTGCGAAGACAAGCCTCTTCGACATCAGATACAAGGTCATAATCGGGGCAGACGGGCCCGGTTCCAGGGTCGCCCAGGCAATGGGGCTCCCCGCCAACAGGAACTGCTATCCGGCGGTCTCCGCCCAGGCAGAGGGGGACTTCGACCCCGTCATCCAGATGTTCTTCGGACGCATCGCTCCCGGCGCCTACGGATGGATCATGCCCAAGGACGGAAGGGCCAATGTGGGGGTGGGATTCTCTCCCAAGTTCTCCAGCGGTTCCCTCTCGGGATACATGGAGCGGTTCGTGAAGGACCACGGCCTGAAGCTCATCACCCCGATCAAGGGCAAGTATGTGCCCAGCGAAGGCCCGATCTCCAGGACCGTCACAGGGAACTGTATGCTCGCGGGAGACGCGGCGGGAGTGGTCATGCCCGTCAACGGCGGAGGCATCCCCCAGGCGATGATTACCGGCAGGATGGCCGGGGAGGCGGCCGCGGAGAACATCCTGGACGGCAGGCCCCTGGAGGTCTACGAGCAGGAGTGGAAGAACGTCCTCTACAAACCCCTCCACATCGCCGCCGGCAACAAGAGGCTCGCGGACAGGCTCGCCTTCAAGACCGACCGCAGGACCGCGCTCTGCATGAGCATTCTCGGAACCCGCAGGATGGGCAAGCTGATCAGGTGCAAGCGCCTGTTCCCGTGA
- a CDS encoding orotate phosphoribosyltransferase: MADVKKALEECGALQFGDFTLASGAKSSYYIDIKKASTKPAVLALIAKEMAAEMRELGLNPDRVAGVVLGSIPLATALSLETGIPLLMVRKERKDHGTGRLVEGDLNKGDDVLVVEDVITTAGSSMKAIAALREEGAKVEKVFSVIDREGGGRENLDSIGVKLNALVKGSDLLKDAKQ, translated from the coding sequence ATGGCAGACGTCAAGAAGGCTTTGGAGGAGTGCGGGGCACTCCAGTTCGGAGACTTCACCCTGGCTTCCGGGGCGAAGAGCAGCTACTACATCGACATCAAGAAGGCGAGCACCAAGCCCGCAGTCCTCGCGCTCATCGCCAAGGAGATGGCAGCGGAGATGAGGGAACTGGGACTCAATCCCGATCGTGTCGCCGGAGTCGTCCTGGGATCCATCCCCCTCGCCACCGCCCTGTCCCTGGAGACCGGGATCCCCCTCCTCATGGTCAGGAAGGAGAGGAAGGACCACGGCACCGGGAGGCTCGTGGAGGGAGACCTGAACAAGGGGGACGACGTTCTCGTTGTCGAGGACGTCATCACCACCGCCGGTTCATCCATGAAGGCCATCGCCGCCCTCCGCGAGGAGGGGGCCAAGGTCGAGAAGGTCTTCTCCGTCATCGACCGCGAGGGAGGCGGAAGGGAGAACCTCGATTCCATAGGCGTCAAGCTCAACGCCCTCGTGAAGGGTTCCGATCTCCTGAAGGATGCGAAGCAATGA
- a CDS encoding ScpA/B protein, protein MDGNIQMETMEQHLLFHKAMAEDPETLRKMNGYIETLHHAEDGEKLEDPVDEMIRGMFSLVLDSGMDPWAIDLEEFVKLYSEKVARNAFDMVVAGRLVLMAWRVLNMQSAEVRDRADPPVLDEPEYDEGDFAFEDEDPMIVPEVSFTRAYARDEPRAVTMMDLIEAFEEARAESEIRNARLIARAKMEAKAPLKFENKAHEEDDEAVVERVLEKVRSASSGSPIALSSLYTQDIKENITIFVSVLHLVRDGMLDVTQETLPYGEIMVSVIYRPAAAQTDVAATA, encoded by the coding sequence ATGGATGGGAACATACAGATGGAAACCATGGAGCAGCACCTGCTGTTCCACAAGGCGATGGCGGAGGATCCCGAGACCCTCCGCAAGATGAACGGATACATAGAGACCCTGCACCACGCCGAGGACGGGGAGAAGCTCGAGGATCCCGTCGACGAGATGATCCGCGGGATGTTCAGCCTCGTTCTCGACAGCGGCATGGACCCCTGGGCGATCGACCTCGAGGAGTTCGTGAAACTTTACTCCGAGAAGGTCGCACGCAACGCCTTCGACATGGTCGTCGCCGGAAGGCTGGTGCTCATGGCATGGAGGGTTCTGAACATGCAGTCCGCGGAGGTCCGCGACCGTGCTGACCCGCCGGTACTGGACGAGCCCGAGTACGACGAGGGGGACTTCGCCTTCGAGGACGAGGACCCCATGATCGTGCCCGAGGTCAGCTTCACCCGCGCCTATGCCCGCGACGAGCCCCGCGCAGTCACCATGATGGACCTCATCGAGGCCTTCGAGGAGGCACGCGCCGAGTCCGAGATCAGGAACGCAAGGCTCATCGCCCGCGCGAAGATGGAGGCCAAGGCCCCCCTCAAGTTCGAGAACAAGGCCCACGAGGAGGATGATGAGGCCGTCGTCGAGCGTGTGCTCGAGAAGGTCCGCTCCGCATCCTCCGGATCGCCCATCGCGCTGTCCTCCCTCTACACCCAGGACATCAAGGAGAACATCACCATCTTCGTGTCCGTCCTCCACCTGGTCAGGGACGGCATGCTCGACGTGACCCAGGAGACCCTCCCCTACGGGGAGATCATGGTGTCCGTCATCTACAGGCCCGCGGCGGCACAGACCGACGTTGCGGCCACCGCATGA
- a CDS encoding CDP-diglyceride synthetase, producing the protein MDALGVIVIMLNGFWLFLPAMIPNSAAVVFGGGTKMDFGRSWRGKRIFGDGKSWRGFFGGAFSGIVLGLILIGISALFGSDDYWGYGKFWGCLSVIACLSFGAVLGDLCGAFIKRRYGLERGAKAPILDQYDFVIGALCITALFNPGWVYDIYIEGWHIAALIFLLVVMFSIHRIVNIIGYKMGLKKEPW; encoded by the coding sequence ATGGACGCCCTGGGTGTCATCGTCATCATGCTGAACGGTTTCTGGCTCTTCCTGCCGGCCATGATCCCCAATTCCGCCGCTGTCGTTTTCGGCGGAGGGACCAAGATGGATTTCGGCAGATCCTGGAGGGGCAAGAGGATCTTCGGCGACGGGAAGTCCTGGAGGGGCTTCTTCGGAGGAGCGTTCTCCGGAATAGTCCTAGGTCTCATCCTCATAGGCATCTCCGCGCTCTTCGGCAGCGACGACTACTGGGGATACGGGAAGTTCTGGGGATGCCTAAGCGTCATAGCGTGCCTGTCCTTCGGAGCCGTCCTCGGCGACCTCTGCGGCGCGTTCATCAAGAGGAGGTACGGACTGGAGAGGGGAGCCAAGGCGCCCATCCTCGACCAGTACGACTTCGTGATCGGGGCGCTGTGCATAACCGCCCTGTTCAACCCCGGATGGGTGTACGACATCTACATCGAGGGATGGCATATCGCAGCCCTGATATTCCTCCTCGTCGTGATGTTCTCCATCCACCGCATCGTCAACATCATAGGATACAAGATGGGTCTCAAGAAGGAGCCCTGGTGA
- a CDS encoding putative sugar phosphatases of the HAD superfamily, giving the protein MIGFAIDMDGTVYKGDNPIPGAKEFIAELRKRGIPFRFLTNNSSHTRGFFAARLKRLGFDVTDDDVLSSTLATTRFIADKRKGKTVRVIATPDVCKEIEVSGIQMCQTGQPDIVLLTFDTTIDYAKINDGYHCMLAGSELIATHPDDVCPTEDSYDVDIGPFIRLYESLTGKDATVIGKPNRLMLEMAGAEMGIPPEDVVMIGDRLSTDIRMAELAGTRSILVLSGETDRAIFESSDSRPTFVLDSVADIVPQLLDTGRLRPSVL; this is encoded by the coding sequence TTGATCGGATTCGCCATCGACATGGACGGGACCGTCTACAAGGGCGACAATCCCATCCCGGGAGCCAAGGAATTCATCGCAGAGCTCAGGAAGAGGGGGATTCCGTTCAGGTTTCTGACCAACAACTCCTCCCACACCCGCGGATTCTTCGCCGCCAGGCTGAAGAGGCTGGGATTCGACGTCACCGACGACGATGTCCTATCCAGCACTCTGGCCACCACCCGCTTCATCGCCGACAAGAGGAAGGGCAAGACCGTCAGGGTGATTGCCACCCCCGACGTGTGTAAAGAGATCGAGGTCTCAGGCATACAAATGTGCCAGACAGGTCAGCCAGACATCGTCCTGCTGACTTTCGATACCACCATCGACTACGCGAAGATAAACGACGGGTACCATTGCATGCTCGCGGGTTCCGAACTCATCGCCACCCATCCAGACGACGTCTGCCCCACCGAGGACTCTTACGATGTCGATATCGGCCCCTTCATCAGACTCTACGAGTCACTTACCGGTAAGGATGCCACCGTCATCGGGAAGCCCAACCGCCTCATGCTGGAGATGGCGGGTGCAGAGATGGGCATCCCTCCGGAGGACGTGGTCATGATCGGCGACCGTCTGTCCACGGACATCAGGATGGCGGAGCTTGCGGGAACCAGATCCATCCTGGTACTCTCGGGTGAGACCGACAGGGCGATTTTTGAATCCTCCGATTCTAGGCCCACCTTCGTCCTGGATTCCGTCGCGGACATAGTCCCGCAGCTCCTGGACACCGGACGCCTCCGACCCTCAGTCTTATAA
- a CDS encoding Geranylgeranyl pyrophosphate synthase, translating to MANDWHSVIASEMERVEGVLFHAGKADNPELTEMCQYVLANHGKRVRPAFSILSYYVCGGKDPTRAIDVGCGIELIHNATLIHDDINDQGELRRGAKALYREYALGKSIVCGDYLFALGYKLMGSSSGDLVNFIIEAASGLACGEFSQKKYERNVMVGEAEYMDIISGKTARLIECAAKCGAFLADSTDAQTIDAVGNFAFKAGQAFQIIDDVLDVAGDVSNTGKKLGNDIIEGKPTLPTIYAIEDPSCGARIREVFENPESTREEVAEAIELINKTDSIARCRRLAEAIAESAKSELDTFAPSVYKDCLFDLVDFIVSRDR from the coding sequence ATGGCAAACGACTGGCACTCCGTCATCGCGTCCGAGATGGAACGCGTTGAGGGAGTCCTTTTCCATGCGGGGAAAGCGGACAATCCCGAGCTCACGGAGATGTGTCAGTACGTACTGGCCAATCACGGCAAGAGGGTAAGGCCTGCATTCTCGATTCTCTCCTATTACGTGTGCGGCGGGAAGGATCCCACCCGGGCGATCGACGTCGGATGCGGTATCGAGCTCATCCACAACGCCACCCTCATCCACGACGACATCAACGACCAGGGAGAGCTCAGGAGGGGGGCTAAGGCGCTCTACCGCGAGTATGCCCTGGGCAAGTCCATCGTCTGCGGGGATTACCTCTTTGCCCTCGGATACAAGCTCATGGGCTCGTCCTCCGGGGATCTGGTGAACTTCATCATCGAGGCCGCATCCGGTCTCGCCTGCGGGGAGTTCAGCCAGAAGAAGTATGAGCGCAACGTCATGGTCGGCGAGGCCGAATATATGGACATCATCAGCGGGAAGACTGCCCGTCTGATCGAGTGTGCCGCGAAGTGCGGTGCCTTCCTCGCAGACAGCACCGATGCGCAGACCATCGACGCCGTCGGCAATTTCGCATTCAAGGCCGGACAGGCATTCCAGATCATCGACGACGTCCTCGATGTCGCCGGAGACGTGTCCAACACCGGCAAGAAGCTCGGAAACGACATCATCGAGGGGAAACCCACCCTTCCCACCATCTACGCCATCGAGGACCCTTCCTGCGGTGCACGCATAAGGGAGGTCTTCGAGAACCCCGAATCCACCCGCGAAGAGGTGGCAGAGGCCATCGAGCTTATCAACAAGACCGATTCCATCGCACGCTGCCGCCGTCTCGCGGAGGCCATCGCCGAGTCCGCCAAGAGCGAGCTCGACACCTTTGCACCCTCGGTCTACAAGGACTGCCTTTTCGACCTCGTCGACTTCATCGTCTCAAGGGACAGGTGA